The following are encoded in a window of Methanococcus voltae genomic DNA:
- the taw3 gene encoding tRNA(Phe) 7-((3-amino-3-carboxypropyl)-4-demethylwyosine(37)-N(4))-methyltransferase Taw3, translating to MFLEAKYNKMKKLQYAVDNNLVDKEIMYFVDRINEEDEYYTTSSCIGRCGIMEFPKNVNTKIYSRWLGKWHHYATTDEMNIAIESASPDYDRLYFVLNSPIMHIACKDAFSAKKLLEIAYHNGLKASSIKSLSEKRYIVEFLTTMKLDAPIGFDGKLVVDDNYLNILLNESNLKLMKAREMLHRVYLKFDEEFSR from the coding sequence ATGTTTTTAGAAGCTAAATACAATAAAATGAAAAAATTACAGTATGCTGTAGATAACAATCTTGTTGATAAAGAAATAATGTATTTTGTAGATAGAATAAACGAAGAAGACGAGTATTATACGACAAGTAGCTGTATAGGTCGTTGCGGGATTATGGAATTCCCAAAAAACGTGAATACGAAAATTTATTCAAGATGGCTGGGAAAATGGCACCACTATGCAACAACTGACGAAATGAATATCGCCATAGAAAGTGCATCACCGGATTATGACAGACTTTATTTTGTTTTAAATTCTCCAATAATGCATATAGCTTGTAAAGATGCTTTTTCTGCGAAAAAACTTTTAGAAATAGCTTACCACAATGGTTTAAAGGCTTCTTCGATAAAATCTTTATCTGAAAAACGTTATATTGTAGAATTTTTGACAACTATGAAATTAGATGCCCCCATCGGATTTGATGGTAAATTAGTTGTAGACGACAATTATTTAAATATTTTATTAAATGAAAGTAATTTAAAACTTATGAAAGCAAGAGAAATGTTGCATAGGGTTTATTTAAAATTTGATGAAGAATTTAGTCGTTAA
- a CDS encoding sulfurtransferase TusA family protein, translated as MDLDVSGTVCPMPVLKTKKALDAMSSGEELTVTGDYKPALQNIVRFVEEKGHKIVSADGNSDGFKVVILKN; from the coding sequence ATGGATTTAGATGTAAGCGGAACAGTTTGCCCAATGCCGGTTTTGAAAACTAAAAAGGCATTAGATGCAATGAGTTCAGGAGAAGAATTAACCGTAACTGGTGATTACAAACCTGCATTACAAAATATCGTAAGATTCGTAGAAGAAAAAGGACATAAAATAGTTTCTGCAGATGGAAATTCTGACGGTTTCAAAGTAGTTATTTTAAAAAACTAA
- a CDS encoding DNA alkylation repair protein: MKDKFINDLNAEMDNQIMSNCSNAYKTSVKNFFKEDIGESIGIRVPILRKISNEYYKKLETYLKEYYRENTNLNNEEVNKLIKNDLYDICKKLLDNPIFEYKNLGLIMLHKSKKYYEKEDFEFFKYIASNYITNWAYSDEFSIHAFYELTKKYPELLDDLFKFTDSKNRWEQRISATVLIPHIRKVDIRDRVFKTADILILVRDDMVEKGIGWLLKVTADKYQEEVYNYVLENKNNMTRTTLRYAIEKMPKDLKKEAMK, from the coding sequence GTGAAAGATAAATTTATAAATGATTTAAATGCTGAAATGGACAATCAAATAATGTCAAATTGTTCTAATGCCTACAAAACATCTGTAAAAAACTTTTTTAAGGAAGATATTGGTGAATCAATTGGTATACGTGTACCTATTTTGAGAAAAATTTCTAATGAATATTATAAAAAGTTAGAAACTTATTTAAAAGAATATTATCGAGAAAACACTAATTTAAATAATGAAGAAGTAAATAAATTAATAAAAAATGATTTATATGATATTTGTAAAAAACTTTTGGATAATCCTATTTTTGAATATAAGAATTTGGGACTCATAATGTTGCATAAATCTAAAAAATATTATGAAAAAGAAGATTTTGAATTTTTTAAATACATTGCATCGAATTATATAACAAATTGGGCATATTCGGATGAATTTTCAATACACGCATTTTATGAACTAACTAAAAAATATCCGGAGTTATTAGATGATTTATTTAAATTTACAGATTCTAAAAACCGATGGGAACAAAGAATAAGTGCAACTGTGTTGATACCCCACATAAGAAAAGTGGATATTAGAGATAGGGTTTTTAAAACTGCAGATATTTTAATCCTGGTTCGTGATGATATGGTCGAAAAAGGCATCGGTTGGCTTTTAAAAGTTACTGCTGATAAATATCAAGAAGAAGTTTATAATTATGTTTTAGAAAATAAAAATAATATGACTAGGACTACATTAAGATATGCTATTGAAAAAATGCCTAAGGATTTAAAAAAAGAAGCAATGAAGTAA
- the hypA gene encoding hydrogenase maturation nickel metallochaperone HypA, with the protein MHELSYATSILNALMEAVENQKELGKNPLKVSEINLEVGELTLIQMEQLKFAFEVIAENTICEGMKFNVEYIKPHILCKDCGYEGDAMPKDEIGVYCPKCNSMHLKIKGGKEFNIKNAIIEFDDEE; encoded by the coding sequence ATGCACGAATTATCCTATGCAACTTCGATACTAAATGCTTTAATGGAAGCGGTAGAAAATCAGAAAGAACTTGGTAAAAATCCATTAAAAGTTTCTGAAATAAATCTTGAAGTTGGGGAATTGACATTAATTCAAATGGAACAATTAAAATTTGCTTTTGAAGTTATTGCTGAAAATACAATCTGTGAAGGTATGAAATTTAATGTAGAATACATAAAGCCACATATATTGTGTAAGGATTGTGGTTATGAGGGTGATGCGATGCCAAAAGACGAAATAGGCGTTTATTGTCCAAAATGCAACAGTATGCACTTAAAAATAAAAGGTGGAAAAGAGTTTAATATTAAAAATGCCATAATTGAATTTGACGATGAAGAATAA
- a CDS encoding N-glycosylase/DNA lyase: MMKKITINKSTEHSDENKKNELINLLKNFDINTARKFEEEIDIQYKMLTNLYNSLIEQVEEEMQDFYEDLAVEVFVKLVIMNSLISYQLSGTGEAWWTEFSQYWSNKENKILEKYSGNKELLLEEFINFLKNSKGNRRFHITKIKRLEKIYEFLKDLTFEEIKYYYENMEELRNIVSKNLDTQKSAKTVVFSIKMYGYACRISLKQYIAYPMDIEIPLDSRIEKYTKKILDINLKNPKKIQGVKLTDKYMLEFWKEVSRTTEIPPLHIDSILWTALGKSFDIEKLTDSEKTNIEKLMAFNQE, translated from the coding sequence ATGATGAAAAAAATTACAATTAACAAATCAACAGAACATAGCGACGAAAATAAAAAGAACGAATTAATTAATTTACTTAAGAATTTTGACATTAACACAGCGAGAAAATTTGAAGAAGAAATTGATATCCAATACAAAATGTTAACCAACCTATATAATAGTTTAATAGAACAAGTTGAAGAAGAAATGCAAGATTTTTACGAAGATTTAGCGGTAGAAGTATTTGTTAAATTGGTAATTATGAATTCACTTATTAGCTATCAACTTTCTGGGACGGGGGAAGCGTGGTGGACGGAATTTAGTCAATATTGGTCCAATAAAGAGAATAAAATATTAGAAAAGTATTCGGGTAATAAAGAGCTATTACTTGAAGAATTTATCAATTTCTTGAAAAATTCTAAAGGAAATAGACGATTTCACATTACAAAAATAAAGAGACTTGAAAAAATATATGAATTTTTAAAGGATTTGACTTTCGAAGAAATAAAATATTACTATGAAAATATGGAAGAATTAAGAAATATCGTTTCTAAAAATTTAGATACGCAAAAAAGTGCTAAAACAGTTGTTTTTTCCATTAAAATGTATGGATATGCCTGCAGAATTTCACTTAAACAGTATATTGCATACCCTATGGATATTGAAATACCTTTGGACAGTAGAATTGAAAAGTATACTAAAAAAATATTAGATATTAATTTAAAAAATCCTAAAAAAATACAGGGCGTTAAATTAACTGATAAATATATGTTAGAATTTTGGAAAGAAGTTTCTAGAACAACAGAGATTCCACCATTACACATTGACTCAATACTATGGACTGCGTTAGGTAAATCATTTGATATCGAAAAATTGACCGATTCGGAAAAAACAAATATCGAAAAATTAATGGCATTTAACCAGGAATAA
- a CDS encoding DsrE/DsrF/TusD sulfur relay family protein, whose translation MKFTVIITTAPYGQERAYSALRFALTALVEGIDVNIFLLEDAVYVAKGTQNPVDVPNYLELLTGAIDAGAVVKACGPCSKARGVSEDLVEGVQLATMHDLVDFVKDADRTITF comes from the coding sequence ATGAAATTTACTGTAATTATTACAACTGCACCATATGGTCAAGAAAGAGCATATTCTGCATTAAGATTTGCCCTTACAGCACTTGTGGAAGGTATCGATGTTAACATCTTTTTATTAGAAGATGCAGTTTACGTTGCAAAAGGTACTCAAAACCCAGTGGACGTTCCTAACTATTTAGAGCTATTAACTGGCGCAATTGATGCAGGAGCTGTTGTTAAAGCTTGTGGTCCTTGTTCAAAGGCAAGAGGAGTTTCTGAAGATTTAGTTGAAGGCGTTCAACTGGCTACAATGCACGATTTAGTAGATTTCGTTAAAGATGCCGATAGAACAATTACTTTTTAA
- the thrC gene encoding threonine synthase encodes MIQRCRECGKEYDVDEIIYNCECGGLLEIKYDLEKIKNEVSKEQLRERRSGVWRYLEYLPVKDTNKIVSLWEGGTPLYKCDNLAKKLGLKELYIKNEGANPTGSFKDRGMTVGVTRANELGAPVVGCASTGNTSASLAAYSARSGKKCIVLLPGGKVALGKLAQAMFYGAKVVQINGNFDQALVMIKNLALENKLYLLNSVNPFRLEGQKTIGFEICDQLDFEAPSTVILPVGNAGNISAIWKGFKEFKETDLIDSLPKMIGIQAEGAQPIVKAYKAQKDNINPEDNPETIATAIRIGNPVNAVKALEAIYQSNGLAEFVSDEEITAAQKLLAQTEGIFVEPASASSIAGLIKLLDMGAIDKEGKIVCITTGNGLKDPDAAIKASTLPSEIECDMEILKKVIEE; translated from the coding sequence ATGATACAAAGATGCAGAGAATGTGGAAAAGAATACGACGTAGATGAAATAATATACAACTGTGAATGTGGCGGTCTTTTAGAAATTAAATATGACCTCGAAAAAATTAAAAATGAAGTTTCAAAGGAACAATTAAGGGAAAGAAGAAGCGGTGTTTGGAGATATTTGGAATATTTGCCAGTTAAAGATACAAATAAAATCGTTAGTCTTTGGGAAGGCGGAACTCCATTATATAAATGCGACAACTTAGCTAAAAAGTTAGGTTTAAAGGAACTTTATATTAAAAACGAAGGTGCAAACCCAACCGGTAGTTTTAAAGATAGAGGAATGACTGTAGGTGTGACAAGAGCAAATGAATTGGGCGCTCCCGTAGTTGGTTGTGCTTCAACAGGTAATACCTCAGCATCATTAGCAGCTTATTCAGCAAGGTCTGGTAAAAAATGTATCGTTTTATTACCTGGTGGTAAAGTAGCACTCGGTAAGTTGGCTCAAGCTATGTTTTACGGTGCAAAAGTAGTTCAAATCAATGGAAACTTTGACCAAGCTTTAGTTATGATTAAAAACTTAGCACTCGAAAACAAACTTTACTTACTTAACTCAGTAAATCCATTTAGATTAGAAGGTCAAAAAACAATCGGTTTCGAAATTTGCGACCAGTTGGATTTTGAAGCTCCAAGTACTGTTATTTTACCAGTTGGTAATGCAGGAAATATAAGTGCAATATGGAAAGGTTTCAAAGAGTTTAAAGAAACAGACTTAATTGATAGCTTACCAAAAATGATAGGTATCCAAGCAGAAGGTGCTCAACCAATTGTTAAGGCTTATAAAGCTCAAAAAGATAATATCAATCCAGAAGACAATCCTGAAACAATAGCAACCGCAATAAGAATTGGAAACCCTGTAAATGCTGTAAAGGCTCTCGAAGCTATTTATCAATCAAATGGTTTAGCTGAATTTGTAAGTGATGAAGAAATAACTGCGGCTCAAAAATTATTGGCTCAAACAGAAGGTATTTTCGTAGAACCAGCATCAGCTTCCTCAATCGCAGGTTTAATAAAATTATTAGATATGGGTGCAATCGATAAAGAAGGAAAAATTGTATGTATTACTACTGGAAACGGTTTAAAAGACCCTGACGCAGCAATCAAAGCAAGTACATTACCTTCTGAAATTGAATGCGATATGGAAATTTTAAAGAAAGTAATTGAAGAATAA
- a CDS encoding SWIM zinc finger family protein, whose translation MGNFQEYTNKNNNDNNKNNFKKRIESNKTILNNLYNEKVIDRGYYYYLNRNIIYNVRYDNYLYGVVAGGQKYKVKVDLKNLTGQCTCGYKNNCKHAYALILSYFNDTYIDGEKLLNSLDKLPKEEILIHLKNIIVDNYLWVDYFDKKVKTDKSKVHNNVEYGNGIKNELELAKNMLKLLNLEKKNIFTFKSYLSNEFLNNATDEQIMEFIQYFLKSKYYYDIEDSYYEEILHKLISELFKRSNEDVIHKLLNLSKSNNDLWMVNDYIIDNEYYDLLD comes from the coding sequence ATGGGTAATTTTCAAGAGTATACTAATAAAAATAACAATGATAACAATAAAAATAATTTTAAAAAGAGAATTGAATCAAATAAAACAATTTTAAATAATTTATATAATGAAAAAGTAATCGATAGGGGTTATTATTACTATCTGAATAGAAATATAATCTATAATGTAAGATATGACAATTATTTGTATGGTGTAGTTGCAGGCGGTCAAAAATACAAAGTTAAAGTCGATTTGAAGAATTTAACGGGGCAATGTACGTGCGGTTATAAAAATAATTGTAAGCACGCATATGCACTTATTTTATCTTATTTCAATGATACATACATTGATGGTGAAAAATTACTAAATTCATTAGATAAATTGCCTAAAGAAGAGATACTAATTCATTTGAAGAATATAATTGTTGATAATTACTTATGGGTTGATTATTTTGACAAGAAAGTTAAAACTGATAAATCAAAAGTACATAATAATGTTGAATATGGTAATGGAATTAAAAATGAATTAGAACTTGCTAAAAATATGTTAAAATTATTAAATTTGGAAAAAAAGAACATATTTACATTTAAATCCTATTTATCAAATGAATTTTTAAATAACGCAACCGATGAACAAATAATGGAATTTATACAATATTTTTTAAAATCAAAATATTATTATGACATAGAAGATTCATATTATGAAGAAATATTACACAAATTAATATCTGAGTTATTTAAACGTTCAAATGAAGATGTAATTCATAAACTTTTAAACTTATCTAAATCAAACAATGATTTATGGATGGTTAATGATTATATAATTGACAACGAATATTATGACTTATTAGATTAA
- a CDS encoding deoxyhypusine synthase, translated as MANPKDIIFKESEDLEKIFETLEYVKGPNLDEDISLKDVVSNYYSKIGFQASHLGKAVKIWKKIEELRKTEEVVVFMGYTSNMVSSGLREIIAYIVKHNKVDVLVTTAGGIEEDFIKCVKPFIMGDWNLNGVELREQGINRIGNIYVPNDRYIEFETYMTKFFDELALKQKETHKVISASEFCYELGRFMDENLGKEKEDSITYWAYKNNIPIFCPAITDGSIGDMLYFYKKNEKDTNLIIDVASDIVKLNDKAIDANKTACIVLGGSLPKHSIINANLFREGTDYAIYITTATPADGSLSGAPPEEGVSWGKIQTKADYTEIWADATIVFPILTYTVFK; from the coding sequence ATGGCAAATCCAAAAGATATAATATTTAAAGAGTCCGAAGATTTGGAAAAAATTTTTGAAACTCTCGAATATGTTAAAGGACCGAATTTAGATGAAGATATTTCTTTAAAAGATGTAGTATCTAACTATTACTCAAAAATAGGATTTCAAGCATCACATCTTGGCAAAGCTGTAAAAATTTGGAAGAAAATTGAAGAACTTAGAAAAACTGAGGAAGTAGTAGTTTTTATGGGCTATACTTCAAATATGGTGTCATCAGGACTGCGTGAAATCATTGCATACATTGTAAAGCATAATAAAGTTGACGTTCTCGTTACCACTGCAGGAGGTATTGAAGAGGACTTTATAAAATGTGTAAAACCATTTATAATGGGCGATTGGAATTTAAATGGCGTGGAATTGCGTGAACAAGGCATAAATAGAATAGGAAATATTTACGTCCCAAATGACCGATACATTGAATTTGAAACCTATATGACCAAGTTTTTTGATGAATTAGCGTTAAAACAAAAAGAAACACACAAAGTAATTTCTGCAAGTGAGTTCTGCTATGAATTAGGTAGATTTATGGACGAAAATCTTGGAAAAGAAAAAGAAGACTCAATAACTTACTGGGCATATAAAAATAATATTCCTATATTCTGCCCTGCAATCACCGACGGTTCAATAGGTGATATGCTTTATTTCTACAAGAAAAATGAAAAAGACACTAATTTAATCATAGATGTTGCAAGTGATATTGTAAAATTGAATGATAAAGCAATAGATGCTAATAAAACAGCCTGTATTGTTTTGGGCGGCTCATTGCCTAAACATAGTATAATCAACGCTAATTTATTTAGAGAAGGAACGGACTATGCAATATACATTACAACAGCAACGCCTGCAGACGGTTCTTTAAGTGGCGCACCCCCCGAAGAAGGTGTCTCTTGGGGTAAAATCCAAACAAAAGCCGATTATACTGAAATATGGGCAGATGCTACTATTGTATTCCCAATATTGACGTATACAGTTTTTAAATAA
- a CDS encoding methanogenesis marker 5 protein, giving the protein MDGENLKVFIYPTNSLILADLVERFGHKPLMINNAIGEKVRNAEIDHPPMNITDEDPKKGLKYAAIEVPSGVRGRMSMIGPLIDEAEAAIIMNKAPMGFGCVGCERTNELTKYLVRRSEVPILNLEYPESDEDATVIVKKIALFLEDLGNK; this is encoded by the coding sequence ATGGATGGTGAAAATTTGAAAGTATTTATTTATCCCACAAACAGCCTTATATTAGCAGATTTGGTTGAACGATTTGGTCATAAACCATTAATGATTAATAATGCAATCGGTGAAAAAGTAAGGAATGCAGAAATTGACCACCCACCTATGAATATCACTGATGAAGACCCTAAAAAAGGTTTAAAATATGCAGCAATTGAAGTTCCATCGGGTGTTAGGGGCAGGATGTCTATGATAGGACCTCTTATTGACGAAGCAGAAGCCGCAATCATAATGAATAAAGCACCAATGGGTTTTGGATGCGTTGGTTGTGAAAGAACAAACGAATTAACAAAATATTTGGTTAGAAGGTCTGAAGTACCAATATTAAATTTGGAATACCCCGAATCAGACGAAGATGCAACAGTAATTGTTAAAAAGATAGCTTTATTTTTGGAAGATTTAGGAAATAAATAA
- a CDS encoding topoisomerase DNA-binding C4 zinc finger domain-containing protein, whose translation MGHDLFKELTKNIHFNVTELDKNNFGQDWQVPECLVSMIGIKNGKKPVFYYGITQNYRTSFIIKKGKSENGNNFINARVYLKFDKDSLVEKEKYIVSNGFTGLLLAVKISKPEFIATFKNLLLEDYSKNDIHVKDVLDRIKDRNELTSIEESAEYIANRDYEWLIGRIKYMSKMFNYSGEGFWLLPLKTESEITKGMCHKNDELIIDLEYAKLFENYLVYVDVENEVIRYNGDRLCKNKNTLTDELKNRSENVCPWCGSALRSIRTKKGEFLGCTGYPKCLYRRYLNKKY comes from the coding sequence ATGGGGCACGACTTATTTAAGGAATTAACAAAAAATATACACTTTAACGTAACAGAATTGGATAAAAATAACTTTGGTCAAGATTGGCAAGTTCCAGAATGTTTAGTGTCAATGATTGGAATAAAAAATGGTAAAAAGCCAGTTTTCTATTATGGAATTACTCAAAACTATAGAACTTCTTTCATAATTAAAAAAGGAAAATCTGAAAACGGAAATAACTTTATAAATGCAAGAGTTTATTTAAAATTTGACAAAGATTCATTAGTAGAAAAAGAAAAATATATCGTAAGTAATGGATTCACAGGATTGCTCTTAGCCGTCAAAATCAGTAAACCTGAATTCATAGCTACATTTAAAAACCTATTGCTTGAAGATTATTCAAAGAATGATATTCACGTGAAAGATGTACTCGACAGGATTAAAGATAGGAACGAGTTAACCTCCATCGAAGAAAGTGCCGAGTACATTGCAAATAGAGATTATGAATGGCTAATCGGTAGAATTAAATATATGTCTAAAATGTTTAATTATTCAGGCGAAGGATTTTGGTTATTACCTTTAAAAACAGAGTCTGAAATCACTAAAGGAATGTGCCATAAAAACGATGAATTAATCATTGATTTAGAATATGCAAAGTTGTTTGAAAACTATTTGGTTTACGTTGATGTCGAAAATGAAGTAATAAGGTACAATGGCGATAGATTGTGCAAAAATAAAAATACATTGACTGATGAACTAAAAAATAGAAGTGAAAATGTATGTCCTTGGTGCGGAAGTGCTTTAAGAAGTATCAGAACTAAAAAAGGAGAATTCTTAGGATGTACAGGATATCCAAAATGTTTATACAGGAGATATTTAAATAAAAAATACTAA
- a CDS encoding rubredoxin, with protein MAIWQCTVCGYKYDEDKEKKKFEDLPADCKCPVCGAKKEMFKKL; from the coding sequence ATGGCAATTTGGCAATGTACTGTTTGCGGATATAAGTATGATGAAGATAAAGAAAAAAAGAAGTTTGAAGACTTGCCTGCAGATTGCAAATGTCCTGTTTGTGGGGCCAAAAAAGAAATGTTTAAAAAATTATAA
- the hypF gene encoding carbamoyltransferase HypF codes for MLKKIFVSGIVQGVGFRPFVYNIAKKNNLKGYVKNKGNFVEIVVNGNLKDINNFLINLKEEKPVLSKINKLEIEDIDTNNDLDNDLNNKLDGLEELNKEFHIYSSQNVNNEVAGTIPPDIALCDDCIKELKDKKDIRYEYPFIACVNCGPRFTVIKKLPYDRENTSMDKFPLCENCEKEYKNPNDRRFHAQANCCDKCGPKVFLTDSNGNKLLEKESAIKKAVELLEDGKILAIKGIGGTHLVCDANNDDAILELRKRLNRPTQAFAIMSTEEKYPLFSKFTKIEEEALNSYRRPIVALKKKENGYNKYISENISNLDTVGVMLPYSGLHYLLFGKCTAYVMTSANLPGLPMAITNDKIIESLKDIADYFLLHNRDIVNRCDDSVLKLISNRMMILRRSRGYAPEPIEIDFSKMAEFENKNKYKNKDENENENKEIINELNNKKIEKNIISVGAELNSVACLTKGNKFYMTQYIGNTSKYETYNYLKDAVHNILRLTNTNKLDTIVCDLHPQFNSKKFANELTKEYDAPMFEIQHHAAHVYSLMGDNGFFEPNITIALDGLGYGKDGNIWGGELLYCDKNYEIHRIGHLEEQLQLGGDLSTKYPLRMLFSILSKKMSLDESFEFVKKYIGKYPELTEKELKLIKMQIKSGLNTAITTSTGRVLDSVAALLSVCFKKTYDGEPSIRLEAFANSCDEKEKKQILEFVENMDNIRYSRLIDYENNIIKTSEIVYDCYTLLQNEVFSKKGIAYYAHLVLANCLCIISENSAKKLNINTLGLTGGVSYNRIITEYMVIKLKNKGFNILLHNNVPNGDGGIAFGQSVGYILKNEIN; via the coding sequence ATGTTAAAAAAAATTTTTGTAAGTGGTATTGTTCAAGGCGTTGGATTTAGACCTTTTGTTTATAATATCGCAAAAAAAAATAATCTAAAAGGATATGTCAAAAATAAAGGGAATTTTGTGGAAATAGTAGTTAATGGTAATTTAAAAGATATAAACAACTTTTTAATAAATTTAAAAGAGGAAAAACCTGTGTTATCAAAAATAAATAAATTAGAAATAGAAGATATTGATACAAATAATGATTTAGATAATGATTTAAATAATAAATTAGATGGATTAGAAGAATTAAATAAAGAATTTCATATATATTCGAGTCAAAATGTAAATAATGAAGTAGCCGGTACAATACCGCCCGATATAGCATTGTGCGATGATTGTATAAAAGAATTGAAGGATAAAAAAGATATTCGATATGAATATCCGTTTATTGCTTGCGTAAACTGTGGTCCAAGGTTTACAGTTATAAAAAAACTACCTTATGACCGAGAAAACACTTCGATGGACAAATTTCCATTATGTGAAAATTGTGAAAAAGAATATAAAAATCCAAATGATAGAAGATTCCACGCTCAAGCGAATTGTTGCGATAAATGTGGTCCAAAAGTATTTTTAACAGATTCGAATGGAAATAAATTATTAGAAAAAGAATCAGCAATTAAAAAAGCCGTTGAACTATTGGAAGATGGTAAAATACTTGCAATAAAAGGAATTGGTGGCACACACTTGGTATGTGATGCAAATAACGATGATGCTATATTAGAACTTAGAAAACGGTTAAATAGACCTACGCAAGCTTTTGCAATTATGAGTACTGAAGAAAAATATCCATTATTTTCAAAATTCACAAAAATAGAAGAAGAAGCCCTAAATTCATATAGGAGACCAATAGTGGCTTTAAAGAAAAAAGAAAACGGTTATAATAAATACATTTCTGAAAATATTTCTAATTTAGACACTGTAGGCGTAATGTTGCCATATTCTGGCTTACATTATTTATTATTTGGCAAATGTACTGCATATGTAATGACTTCTGCAAATCTACCAGGATTACCGATGGCAATTACAAATGACAAAATTATCGAAAGTTTAAAAGATATTGCAGATTATTTCTTATTACACAACCGAGATATTGTAAATAGATGCGATGATAGCGTTTTAAAATTAATATCTAATAGAATGATGATATTAAGACGTTCAAGAGGCTATGCTCCAGAACCTATTGAAATAGATTTCTCAAAAATGGCAGAATTTGAAAATAAAAATAAATATAAAAATAAAGATGAAAATGAAAATGAAAATAAAGAAATTATAAATGAGTTAAATAATAAAAAAATTGAAAAAAACATAATATCTGTTGGAGCTGAATTAAATTCTGTAGCTTGCTTAACTAAAGGAAATAAGTTTTATATGACTCAGTATATCGGAAATACGTCAAAATATGAAACTTACAACTATTTAAAAGATGCTGTACATAATATCCTTAGATTAACAAATACAAATAAGTTAGATACGATTGTTTGCGATTTGCACCCTCAATTTAACTCCAAAAAATTTGCTAATGAACTAACAAAAGAATATGATGCACCTATGTTTGAAATACAACATCATGCTGCTCACGTATATTCATTAATGGGCGATAATGGGTTTTTTGAACCCAACATAACCATTGCCCTTGATGGACTTGGATATGGTAAAGATGGCAATATTTGGGGTGGAGAATTATTATATTGCGATAAAAACTATGAAATACATCGTATAGGTCATTTAGAAGAACAGTTGCAATTGGGTGGTGATTTATCCACAAAATACCCCCTTAGAATGTTGTTTTCCATACTTAGCAAAAAAATGAGTCTTGATGAATCATTTGAATTTGTAAAAAAATACATTGGAAAATACCCCGAATTAACAGAAAAAGAATTAAAATTAATTAAAATGCAAATAAAAAGTGGATTAAATACTGCAATTACCACATCAACCGGTAGAGTATTAGATAGCGTAGCTGCTTTGTTATCCGTTTGTTTCAAAAAAACTTATGATGGAGAACCGTCTATAAGATTAGAAGCTTTTGCAAATAGCTGTGATGAAAAAGAAAAAAAGCAAATATTAGAATTTGTTGAAAATATGGATAACATTCGTTATTCAAGACTTATTGATTATGAAAATAATATTATAAAAACCTCCGAAATAGTTTATGATTGTTATACCCTGTTGCAAAATGAAGTATTTAGTAAAAAAGGGATAGCATACTATGCTCATTTAGTTTTGGCTAACTGTTTATGTATTATTTCCGAGAATTCTGCTAAAAAATTGAATATCAATACCTTGGGACTTACTGGAGGAGTTAGCTATAACAGAATAATAACAGAATATATGGTAATTAAATTAAAAAATAAAGGTTTTAATATACTTTTACATAATAATGTGCCAAATGGAGATGGAGGAATTGCATTCGGACAATCTGTAGGTTATATTTTGAAAAATGAGATAAATTAA